A single region of the Triticum dicoccoides isolate Atlit2015 ecotype Zavitan chromosome 2B, WEW_v2.0, whole genome shotgun sequence genome encodes:
- the LOC119362292 gene encoding galactinol synthase 2-like isoform X1 has protein sequence MAPMPKRIVEDAPKRAAYVTFLAGSGDYWKGVVGLAKGLRAVNSAYPLVVAVLPDVPEEHRQKLLKQGCLVREIVPVYPPESQTQFAMAYYVINYSKLRIWEFVEYERMIYLDADIQVFDNIDHLFDLDKGSFYAVMDCFCEKTWSHTPQYKIGYCQQCPDRVAWPERELGVPPPPLYFNAGMFVHEPSLATAKALLDKLVVTDPTPFAEQDFLNMFFRDVYKPIPPVYNLVLAILWRHPENVELEKVMVVHYCAAGSKPWRYTGQEANMGRDDIKMLVKKWWDIYNDEGLDYKAGDETTNLLRGALVEAGAVKYFPAPSAA, from the exons ATGGCTCCCATGCCCAAGCGGATCGTGGAGGACGCGCCCAAGAGGGCGGCGTACGTGACGTTCCTCGCCGGCTCCGGCGACTACTGGAAGGGCGTGGTCGGCCTGGCCAAAGGCCTCCGCGCCGTCAACTCCGCCTACCCGCTCGTGGTGGCCGTGCTCCCCGACGTCCCCGAGGAGCACCGCCAGAAGCTGCTCAAGCAGGGCTGCCTCGTCCGCGAGATCGTGCCCGTGTACCCGCCGGAGAGCCAGACCCAGTTCGCCATGGCCTACTACGTCATCAACTACTCCAAGCTCCGCATCTGGGAG TTCGTGGAGTACGAGAGGATGATTTACCTGGACGCGGACATCCAGGTGTTCGACAACATCGACCACCTCTTCGACCTCGACAAGGGCAGCTTCTACGCCGTCATGGACTGCTTCTGCGAGAAGACATGGAGCCACACCCCTCAGTACAAGATCGGGTACTGCCAGCAGTGCCCGGACCGGGTGGCGTGGCCAGAGCGCGAGCTCGGCGTGCCCCCGCCGCCACTCTACTTCAACGCCGGCATGTTCGTTCACGAGCCCAGCCTCGCCACCGCCAAGGCCCTCCTCGACAAGCTCGTCGTCACCGACCCCACGCCCTTTGCCGAGCAGGACTTTCTCAACATGTTCTTCAGGGACGTGTACAAGCCCATCCCCCCGGTGTACAACCTCGTGCTCGCCATTCTCTGGAGGCACCCGGAGAACGTCGAGCTCGAGAAGGTCATGGTCGTGCACTACTGCGCTGCG GGTTCGAAGCCGTGGAGGTACACCGGCCAGGAGGCCAACATGGGCAGGGACGACATCAAGATGCTCGTGAAGAAATGGTGGGACATCTACAACGACGAGGGCCTCGACTACAAGGCCGGCGACGAGACCACCAACCTGCTACGTGGAGCTCTTGTTGAGGCCGGTGCCGTGAAGTACTTCCCGGCGCCATCGGCCGCGTAG
- the LOC119362292 gene encoding galactinol synthase 2-like isoform X2 translates to MAPMPKRIVEDAPKRAAYVTFLAGSGDYWKGVVGLAKGLRAVNSAYPLVVAVLPDVPEEHRQKLLKQGCLVREIVPVYPPESQTQFAMAYYVINYSKLRIWEVFDNIDHLFDLDKGSFYAVMDCFCEKTWSHTPQYKIGYCQQCPDRVAWPERELGVPPPPLYFNAGMFVHEPSLATAKALLDKLVVTDPTPFAEQDFLNMFFRDVYKPIPPVYNLVLAILWRHPENVELEKVMVVHYCAAGSKPWRYTGQEANMGRDDIKMLVKKWWDIYNDEGLDYKAGDETTNLLRGALVEAGAVKYFPAPSAA, encoded by the exons ATGGCTCCCATGCCCAAGCGGATCGTGGAGGACGCGCCCAAGAGGGCGGCGTACGTGACGTTCCTCGCCGGCTCCGGCGACTACTGGAAGGGCGTGGTCGGCCTGGCCAAAGGCCTCCGCGCCGTCAACTCCGCCTACCCGCTCGTGGTGGCCGTGCTCCCCGACGTCCCCGAGGAGCACCGCCAGAAGCTGCTCAAGCAGGGCTGCCTCGTCCGCGAGATCGTGCCCGTGTACCCGCCGGAGAGCCAGACCCAGTTCGCCATGGCCTACTACGTCATCAACTACTCCAAGCTCCGCATCTGGGAG GTGTTCGACAACATCGACCACCTCTTCGACCTCGACAAGGGCAGCTTCTACGCCGTCATGGACTGCTTCTGCGAGAAGACATGGAGCCACACCCCTCAGTACAAGATCGGGTACTGCCAGCAGTGCCCGGACCGGGTGGCGTGGCCAGAGCGCGAGCTCGGCGTGCCCCCGCCGCCACTCTACTTCAACGCCGGCATGTTCGTTCACGAGCCCAGCCTCGCCACCGCCAAGGCCCTCCTCGACAAGCTCGTCGTCACCGACCCCACGCCCTTTGCCGAGCAGGACTTTCTCAACATGTTCTTCAGGGACGTGTACAAGCCCATCCCCCCGGTGTACAACCTCGTGCTCGCCATTCTCTGGAGGCACCCGGAGAACGTCGAGCTCGAGAAGGTCATGGTCGTGCACTACTGCGCTGCG GGTTCGAAGCCGTGGAGGTACACCGGCCAGGAGGCCAACATGGGCAGGGACGACATCAAGATGCTCGTGAAGAAATGGTGGGACATCTACAACGACGAGGGCCTCGACTACAAGGCCGGCGACGAGACCACCAACCTGCTACGTGGAGCTCTTGTTGAGGCCGGTGCCGTGAAGTACTTCCCGGCGCCATCGGCCGCGTAG